A single Paraburkholderia sp. D15 DNA region contains:
- a CDS encoding Nramp family divalent metal transporter produces the protein MPFKLPTTATAPFCPSEVQGSVAVTQGASFWKKILQFAGPGLLISIGYMDPGNWATDIEAGSRYGYSLLFVVLLSSLAAMALQCLSMRLGIATGRDLAQLSSARYSPAAARFQWVLAELSIVACDLAEVLGGALAFHLLFKCSLTTGVLLTAFDTLIVLGLKGKNFRDLEAIMLGLIATIGVGYIIELALVGPHWPSVAQGLVPSWQALSSREPLYLAIGILGATVMPHNLYLHSSIVQTRAVKRDPASIRSAIGMSRLDTIVSLAIALLINMAILILAAAAFHATGHKQVTEIEDAYKLLAPIVGTGFAAVLFAITLLASGQSSTFTGTVAGQVIMEGFLKLKIPCWQRRFITRALALIPALIGVQMMGNGAVGKLLVASQVVLSLQLPFALYPLIRMTSDRALMGEFANTLLTRLVAWTLFVVISAANLWLVVQTVGLVD, from the coding sequence TTGCCGTTCAAACTACCCACTACCGCAACGGCGCCGTTCTGCCCATCCGAAGTACAGGGCTCGGTCGCCGTCACGCAAGGCGCGTCGTTCTGGAAAAAAATCCTGCAGTTCGCGGGGCCAGGTCTGCTGATTTCGATCGGCTACATGGACCCAGGCAACTGGGCGACCGACATCGAAGCCGGATCGCGCTACGGCTACAGCCTGTTGTTCGTGGTGTTGCTGTCGAGCCTCGCGGCCATGGCGTTGCAATGTTTGAGCATGCGTCTGGGCATCGCGACCGGGCGCGACCTCGCGCAGTTGTCCAGCGCGCGCTATTCGCCGGCCGCCGCGCGCTTTCAATGGGTGCTCGCCGAACTGTCGATCGTGGCGTGCGATCTCGCCGAAGTGCTCGGCGGCGCGCTCGCCTTCCATCTGCTCTTCAAATGTTCGCTGACCACCGGCGTGCTGTTGACCGCATTCGACACGCTGATCGTGCTCGGTCTGAAAGGCAAGAATTTCCGCGATCTCGAAGCGATCATGCTCGGCCTCATCGCGACGATCGGCGTGGGCTACATCATTGAACTGGCGCTGGTCGGGCCGCACTGGCCGTCGGTCGCGCAAGGGCTGGTGCCGTCCTGGCAGGCGCTCAGTTCGCGCGAGCCGCTGTATCTCGCGATCGGCATTCTCGGCGCGACGGTCATGCCGCATAACCTGTATCTGCATTCGTCGATCGTGCAGACGCGAGCGGTGAAGCGCGATCCGGCCAGCATCCGCTCGGCGATCGGCATGTCGCGGCTCGATACCATCGTGTCGCTGGCCATTGCGCTGCTGATCAACATGGCGATCCTGATTCTGGCCGCCGCCGCGTTTCACGCGACCGGCCACAAGCAGGTCACCGAAATCGAAGACGCTTACAAATTGCTCGCGCCGATCGTCGGCACCGGTTTCGCGGCGGTGCTGTTCGCGATCACGCTGCTGGCATCCGGACAGAGTTCGACCTTCACGGGCACGGTGGCGGGGCAGGTCATCATGGAAGGCTTTCTGAAACTGAAAATTCCATGCTGGCAGCGCCGCTTCATCACGCGCGCGCTGGCCTTGATTCCGGCGCTGATCGGCGTGCAGATGATGGGTAACGGCGCGGTCGGCAAATTGCTGGTGGCGAGCCAGGTCGTGCTGAGCCTGCAGTTGCCGTTTGCGCTCTATCCGCTGATCCGCATGACCAGCGACCGGGCGTTGATGGGCGAATTCGCCAACACGCTGCTGACGCGACTCGTCGCGTGGACGCTGTTCGTCGTGATCAG
- a CDS encoding acyl-CoA dehydrogenase family protein has translation MNEPRHAATHSVRDVSSAADVSAAFAASSTSGVTDLSSLLDALRASAPQRDRDGGHAGQEKQWIADAGLLTLAVPREFGGPGARWPDIYDTIRRIARVDSALAHLLGFTCLQIVSVDVWGNPEQRARYLSGTVEGRWWWGNAVNPLDTRLVASATSDGGYVLDGQKGFCSGTRGSHMMTISAHDPAAGKPVFAVVPTAREGIVVRDDWDPIGQRQTDSGSVSFTRVRVEPHEVLQRADTPYASLRTLISQQVLTNLFVGIAQGALEEARAYATQHGRPWVNSGVDRATDDPYLIQRFGEMRVQTVSAEALATRAAYALEDAWRQGPSLAAEARAHVALATSEAKIVAHRAALDVSEKLFDACGARATHAPLALDRFWRNARVHTLHDPLDYRIRDVGRYALSGTLPDVSLYT, from the coding sequence ATGAACGAACCTCGCCATGCGGCAACGCATTCCGTGCGTGATGTTTCCAGTGCGGCCGATGTATCGGCCGCTTTCGCTGCTTCAAGCACTTCCGGCGTAACGGATCTCTCCAGTCTGCTCGACGCGCTGCGCGCGAGCGCGCCGCAGCGCGACCGCGACGGCGGCCATGCCGGGCAGGAGAAGCAATGGATCGCCGACGCCGGCCTGCTCACGCTCGCGGTGCCGCGCGAATTCGGCGGTCCTGGTGCACGCTGGCCCGACATCTACGACACGATCCGGCGGATCGCGCGCGTCGATAGCGCGCTCGCGCATTTGCTGGGCTTCACCTGCCTGCAGATCGTGAGCGTCGACGTTTGGGGCAATCCTGAACAACGTGCCCGCTATTTGAGCGGCACGGTCGAGGGTCGCTGGTGGTGGGGCAATGCGGTCAATCCGCTCGATACGCGTCTGGTTGCAAGCGCAACCAGTGACGGCGGCTATGTGCTGGACGGACAGAAAGGTTTCTGTTCGGGCACACGCGGCTCGCACATGATGACGATTTCCGCGCACGATCCCGCCGCCGGCAAACCTGTGTTCGCCGTGGTGCCGACTGCACGCGAAGGCATCGTCGTGCGGGACGACTGGGACCCGATCGGTCAACGGCAGACGGACAGCGGCAGCGTTTCATTCACGCGTGTCAGGGTCGAGCCGCACGAAGTGTTGCAACGAGCCGACACACCGTATGCGAGTCTGCGCACGCTGATTTCGCAGCAGGTGCTGACCAATCTGTTCGTCGGCATCGCGCAGGGTGCGCTCGAGGAAGCGCGCGCCTACGCGACGCAGCACGGCCGGCCATGGGTCAACTCCGGCGTCGACCGGGCTACCGACGATCCTTATCTGATCCAGCGTTTCGGCGAGATGCGCGTGCAGACAGTCAGCGCCGAAGCGCTGGCCACGCGCGCCGCGTATGCACTCGAGGATGCGTGGCGCCAGGGTCCGTCGCTCGCGGCCGAAGCGCGTGCTCATGTCGCGCTGGCGACCTCGGAAGCGAAAATCGTCGCGCACCGCGCAGCGCTCGATGTCAGCGAAAAACTCTTCGACGCGTGTGGTGCGCGCGCGACACACGCACCGCTCGCACTCGACCGTTTCTGGCGCAATGCGCGCGTCCATACCTTGCACGACCCGCTGGACTACCGGATTCGCGATGTCGGCCGCTACGCGTTGAGCGGCACGCTGCCGGACGTTTCTTTGTACACTTGA